TCCATTTAATTCACTCTCGTATAGACTGATGTATTCAGGGGAGGTATTAGAACCTCGGCTTTCTGTGCTTGGGGAGGCAGTCCCGGCAGTAGACGGGGCGACCCTCGGTCGGCTTGAAGGGAACTTCGCACTCGACGCCGCAGTCGGAACAGGTTGTTTTGTGGAACTCGCGGGGACGGTCGTCGTAGGAACGGGGACCCCGGCTCTGGTATCGGTTA
This window of the Methanoculleus taiwanensis genome carries:
- a CDS encoding CxxC-x17-CxxC domain-containing protein encodes the protein NRYQSRGPRSYDDRPREFHKTTCSDCGVECEVPFKPTEGRPVYCRDCLPKHRKPRF